The following proteins are encoded in a genomic region of Montipora foliosa isolate CH-2021 chromosome 10, ASM3666993v2, whole genome shotgun sequence:
- the LOC137973959 gene encoding uncharacterized protein encodes MVSFDVVSLFTAIPVDKACDYIRKKLEDDLSLHSRTNLDIEDIISLLNFVLSNNFFVYNDTIYKQIHGCAMGSPVSPVVANLCMEEIEKTAFNTTTVSPKFWKRYVDDSFCIIKSHAVASFHNSLNSIDQHISFTIEHESNGQLPFLDTLISRDNGKLLVDIYRKPTHTDRYLDFHSHHDRKHKISTAETLLHRALNLPNTQVGKTRETARVCAALHSNGYPKKIAADVIRKKARPPPPTPTPEELVGMFFKWVQPTNRRNFAVLPYIKGITEPLTRILKEHDIQVTSRPVKTLQQHFPIPKFRPAADDQCNVIYKIPCASCPWSYIGETKRSFTTRRKEHMRNLKHCTKGSNVAKHAWTFNHDIDFNNSKIIDKANNRSRKTLESWHTAKTVGADNNSCPLPRQYHILLKKH; translated from the coding sequence ATGGTTTCCTTTGATGTGGTGTCTCTATTCACCGCCATCCCTGTCGACAAAGCTTGCGATTATATCAGGAAGAAATTAGAGGACGATTTGTCTCTCCATTCCAGAACCAACCTAGACATCGAGGACATAATTTCCTTATTGAATTTTGTGCTGTCCAATAACTTCTTCGTTTACAATGACACCATTTACAAACAAATCCACGGTTGTGCTATGGGTAGCCCCGTCAGCCCTGTAGTAGCCAACCTATGCATggaagaaatcgaaaaaacagCATTCAACACGACTACTGTCTCGCCGAAATTTTGGAAGCGGTATGTAGACGACAGTTTCTGCATTATTAAGAGCCACGCTGTTGCCTCCTTTCACAATTCATTGAACTCAATCGATCAGCATATTTCTTTCACCATCGAACACGAGTCCAACGGCCAACTACCCTTTCTTGACACCCTCATTTCGCGCGATAACGGAAAACTTTTGGTCGACATCTACCGCAAACCCACGCATACGGATAGATATCTCGACTTCCATTCACACCATGACAGGAAACATAAAATCAGCACCGCTGAGACACTCCTGCATCGAGCTTTGAATCTCCCCAACACACAAGTTGGAAAGACCCGTGAAACTGCTCGTGTTTGCGCCGCTTTACACTCCAACGGCTATCCCAAAAAAATCGCTGCTGATGTTATAAGAAAGAAAGCGAGGCCTCCACCACCTACACCTACTCCAGAAGAGTTGGTTggtatgttttttaaatgggttCAGCCAACAAACCGACGCAACTTTGCAGTCCTTCCCTACATCAAAGGCATCACGGAACCTCTCACAAGAATCCTCAAGGAACACGACATCCAAGTCACTAGCAGACCAGTTAAAACTTTACAGCAGCATTTCCCTATCCCTAAGTTTCGACCTGCCGCAGACGACCAGTGCAATgtcatctataaaattccatgcgcatcttgcccgtggagctacattggcgaaactaaaagatcctttactactaggagaaaggaacatatgaggaacttaaagcattgtactaaaggctcaaatgtcgcaaaacacgcgtggacttttaatcatgatattgactttaacaattctaaaatcattgacaaagcgaacaaccggagcagaaagacattggagtcatggcacacggcaaaaactGTAGGGGCAGACAACAATTCGTGCCCGCtcccaagacaatatcacattctcttaaagaaacactga